The Brassica oleracea var. oleracea cultivar TO1000 chromosome C6, BOL, whole genome shotgun sequence genomic interval AGATGGTGTAGTGCTCTGGCCCTATCGGATACTTCTTCTTCTCCATTGTGTGATCTCTTGTTGACAAAAACGATTCTGGAATCATAGATTTTACAATAAATTGTACGGTTAAAACTCAAACGCAGCTTGCAAAAAGTTGCTTAATATTAAATTAATCTACCGAATATATATGTATTTAGGGAAACAAATGAGATTCGAAAACGTAATCTCGAAGGAGAATTAAATCGTTACCGGGCAAATCACGGCATTGATTAGTGAGGAGTGTGAGAGGAAAGGAAAGAGATGGATCTCGTGATGATGAAGAATCCTCTTTTTTTTCTTCGTTGGATTTTCTATCGAAATTTTCTTGAGACAAAAAAAAAATAATGAAAGGAGAGACGGGGAGAGAGTGAGAATCGGATCGCCACTCGAAATGGGAGAGAGAGCTTTTTGTAGGGTTTGGTGGTGAATATTGGAATCCCGCCACTTTAGGTTCTCTTTCTCCTCCTTCCCTTCAAATTTCCTTATTTGTAAAAATCAATATTTTTTAAAAATATTATCCAGCTATTTTAAAAATATTATCCAGCTAAAAAGTAACTAACCGTCTAATGTTTCATTTTAATAGCCGGTTGAATCACTGGTTTTCTCCTGAACCAAATGAAACCGAGACGGTACTTCTGGATATTTTCTTTTTGTAGGCCATCAATTTGTCTAAACCAAACGAAACCGGTTTGCCTATGCTACTAGAACTAGAGACTAGAGAGGAGTAGTATCTCCGTGGTTCAACTTTTAATCTCGGAAAATCCGTGAAATTATGATAAAATATCTATTCACACTTTTATGTTTATACCTTCGAGAAGTACGTGATCATAACTTTGCATCTCTGCTCACATAAATTACCATTTCAACTACCATATGTCAAGTTGGACGTATCTAAAAACAATTTTTTTCCTTTCGATAGGTAAATTTTCAATGCCGATTATCGTAATAACCGTCTACATAGTCCATGAATGAATGATACTCGCAACAAATAGATAGCCCATTAGGGACCATACGAAGAGAATCATACACTGTAAGCGAGCTGAACAAATATATAGCCCATTAATAGCCCACTAAGATTTTATACAAAGAAAAACAAAACTCACCAGATGGACCCACTAGGGCCGGCCACTACTCACTTTACTAATGACATTAAATTAGCCTAACTTAACAAATCTTACAAGTCGGATTTATTGATTTATTTGTCGGGATTTAGCAATCAATTTCAGGCATTGACAATTTTTAAGTCACCAGGATACGGTATACAAATGTATAAATGTAAGTATGAATAGTCATGTAATGTCGGTCGAAAACTTAAAAGCCAGCTAGAATATAACAACAACCCCCACATGTTGAGAGCATTAATACAAGTTCACAAGTGAGTGGAATATAACTCGATTCCATCATAACACAACCTAACACGCTTTCTCTCTCTCTCTTTAAAAAATTTCTTTTTCTAATAAATTTCCTTAATTGTCGGTATTTGTAACGGACTATGTTCTTTTGAGCTCTCGACGTACCGCGTTTACCGGCCAATCGTCTCTTACTCTAGAGGCGTAACTCGACGAAGGCGAGATCTACAGTTTTGACAACGCCACGGTGACGAAGACAAAGCTTCTGCTATTTGGGGGGAGCTAAACTAGGAGTTTTTTTTCATTGTTGACGGAGGGAGCTGTAATCAGCTCTTCTTCATCTCCAGATCTCGAATCGGTTTGTAATCTCTTCGTCTGGTTTGATCTGTTTTCGTGATTTATTTGCGTCAAGTTTTGAGCTGACTTCAGATTCAATTATCTATATAGTTTAATAATTGTTTATGAACTCAAACACATTTGTCATTTCAGGTTGGTGTTTAAGCTAGAAAGATCGTTTTTTTTTATTGAAGAAATGGTTCTTGATGGGATTGTATCATCACCACTACGTAGGCCACACGCGCTAAAGAAGCAATGGGAGGATTTGGGTAGCTTCTCCACTGTTTTCAGGAGGCATCGCTTCCTTTTAACCGCTATGCTCCTTTTGGCCTTCCTCTGCACCATCTACATCTACTTTGCCGTCACTTTAGGCGCTAGTCACTTGTCATGTTCAGATATGACCGGGAAAGAGAAGGCAATGTGTCAAATGGGACACGTCCATGCCAGTTTCTCTAAAGGGAGGAAACTGAAATTCTTTTGAAGAGTGTCAGCCAAAGCTGATGCGCATTATAATGCAATGTGTGTGTGTAACAACAATAGCCTAAAGAAATGACTTATGTTTAACCATAAATGTAAACTTTTTGTATTGTATTATTTGATTGTGTCCGAAGATGATTCACACAAAAACATTGTATAAATGAATCTTTGTAATGGAATGTAATACTGAAAAGATTATCACACAATTAAAACAAACATTTTGGTACATCTTTGCAGTTTTATCAGATTCCATCAATCACCATGTTTGGTGAGGAGCCAGTGGTTCAACATCTAACTTGGGCGAGAGATCAAAGAGAGATGCTGGAGCAGTCATCTCCACGCTCCAAGAATCATCTATGTTGATTTCCATTTCCCTTTCTTCTTCTTCTTCCTCTTCGAGAGTTACCTATAGATCTTCAGGTGATGAACGGATCCTCTCAAGCTCAATGGATACCTCTCTCATGCTTGGTTGCTTCTTCCCTTTTAGGCTTAAACACCTTCTGGCAACTTTCGCCACAGCTAACACTTGTTCTTGTTTGCACTCTTCTTTGATCCGAGAGTCAACAATATCAAGAACTCTGTTCTGTTTCATGGCTTCGTTGAAATGAGATGCAAGCCCTCTGTTTTCTTCAGACCGCATAACAGAAAACGGTTTTTCTCCGGTTATAAGCTCAACCAAGACAACCCCGAAACTATAAACATCACTTTTATCCGTAAACTGGCTGGTCTGAAAGTACTCCGGATCCAAGTATCCGAAAGTACCTGCGACTAGAGTTGTCAAGTGAGTCTGATCTATGTTGATAGACCTCGAAGTACCAAAATCCGACACTTTGGCTCGATACTTCTCGTCCAAAAGTATGTTTGTGGTCTTGATATCTCTATGATAGACCGGAGTAGATGCAGCCGAGTGCAAGTAAGCAAGCGCTCCTGCAATCTCCCCAGCTATCCGCAAACGCACTTCCCAAGTCATTATGTAATCATCAGAATCTTCGTGCAGCCGCTTGAATAAGTCTCCGTTTGGAATATGCTCATAAACCAAGATGGGAACCTCCGTCTCCAGACAACACCCCATGAGTTTCACAATGTTCCTATGGTTAATCTACGAGAGAACACTGACTTCATTGATGAACTCCTCGACTTTGTCTTCATCCAAAGCTTTTGATCTTTTCACAGCGACGATCCGTCCATCTACCAACATTCCCTTGTAGACCGTACCTTGACCTCCCTGCCCAAGAACTCTGTTCTTGTTAAAGCTATCCGTCGCCTTCTCGAGCTCTTTCGAGGTGAATATTTTCGATGTCTCCACATTACCTCCTTCTTGTGTAGTTAACTGTTGCTTCAGCAACAAACCTCCATTACGTTTAAAGAACTTCCTCTTCTGGATGATCTTTCTTCTCTTCTTGACGAACTTGATCAACCCCCATATCCCAAGAACCAAGAACAACAGCACCAAACCTAGAATAAGACCTGCACAATGACCCAAAAAAACATAAAGACAACTCTTTGATCTGAACACAAAAACTCCATTGACTCACCTTGAATCACAGGCTTGATCTTCCCTGATTCCTTTGGCTCACACCTAAAAGAACCAGGGACATTCACACAAGTCTGTTCTCCACAGCTGTTTCGTCCTTTTCCTTCCTCGCATTCATCAATGTCTTAACAACAATTACAAACAAACAAAAATGAGAATCGAATCAACAGATACGTTACTGACTAGCCAATCAGATGAAGATCTTACCAACACATCCACCAGGAAGATAAGGATTCCCTCTGTAACCAATATTATTACAATAACAGTTACTGTAACCAAACCCAGAGAAGTAACCGTACTCGCAAACACAGCTCGGTGCGCTCGTGTAGATCCCAGTTTCCGTCAAGTTCACACACCCCACTGGATCCCTTAACCGAGAATCAAAGAACCACCCAAGCTCAACCACACTAAACCCTTTACTATAAACCTCCTCCGCCTCGGTCACATTCGCCGGAGAGTAAGTCTCGTTCGTCAAAAACGCAACTTTACAGTCCCCTCCATCGGAGCTTTCTAAGTTAACGCCGATCACTTGCGGTTTATCCGCCGTGATCACGGCCTGACAGCATCTGTAACCGCCGCAGATCTTGTCTGAACGACTCTTGTTCTTGTTGTCCCTCCCATCGCAGCTCGATTCGCATCCTATGATCTGAGATTCGATGTTGGTAACCAACGCTCTGGCGTCGCAGCCTACCGAGACGAGACGGTTCGTCTCGGTGATGAAAAATGGGCTTCCTTTGCCGGTGAGGTTTAAAGGAGGAGGCTTTACGGCGGGTTGTTGAGAACAGCCGGAGGAAGTCACCGGAGATTTGATGTGGACGACGCCGTATGAAGTGTCGATGCTGTTTCGGAGAGTGATGGTTACTAACTCTCTGTTGATCTTTGAGAGGAACGGAGCTAGGAGGTTACCGGAGCTGGTGGTGGTGGTGTTACAGACAACCTCGTACCAGTCATTGAGGTAACAGTGTTTCTGTCCGATACCGAACGGGAAAGGAATCGAGATTCCTCCACAGGTTCTATTACAAGAACTTGTAGAAGAGTTGATGTTTTGAGCTGTTGTCATCAAAGAAGGGCTATTGAAGATGAACAGAGTAAGGAGAGAGAGTGGGATACAAAAGAAAAGTCTCTCTCTCTTCATTTTCTTAGATTTTTTTTTTTTTGGTTTTCAGTTTTTTCATTTTTTTCGTAATGATTTTTTGTATGAGAGCTAACAATCATTGAGCCGCTTCGCTGGATGAGAGTTTCATGGAAGCAAGCAAGCTATGCATAAAATAAGATCACACAGGGAACAACTTGTCAACGGTTACGGTGATGGGTTTAATCTTTAAAATTATATTATCTCAACTGATTAATGAATATGGAAATAAAGTCAACTATGCCCAAAAAAGGAAATAAAGTCAACTAACCAAGCCAAAACACCATCGAAAAGTTGATTATCTGCCTCGAAAGTTGAGAAACGAGATCCTTTATTACACAACTTGGAGACCTTAATAAAAAGTACATTCAGACTCACTCACACACGAGCATCAGAATACAACATAAAAGCAAAGATATATGAGACTATGGTGGTGGTAGGCGACTTTTACCGAGTTTGAAGAGGAAACAAAGGTTCAGTATCTGACAATGACGATGTAGCGACACTGTTTTGAGAAGCTGGAGCGGTGACAGCCACGTTAGTCCAAGAACATTCCCCTATGTTAACTTCCACAACACTTTTGTTTTTGTCTTCTTTGACTTCGGCAACGTACTCATGCGACTGCATGTCCTCCGACGACCCACGGATTTTCTCTAGTTCCATGGACACTTCTCTCATGCTTGGTCTTTTTTTCCTTTTCATGTTCAAACACGTCCTCGCAATATCCGCCGCTGCAGTGACTTGGTTCAGGTTGCAACCATCTCTGATTCGTGGATCGATAATGTCAAAGAGTTTGTCCTCTTTCATTGCAAGAGTGAAATAACTTGACAATGTCCTGTTTTCTTGAGACCGCAAGAAAGAAAATGGCTTTTCTCCCGTGATAAGCTCCACGAGAACGACTCCGAAGCTATAAACATCACTTTTATCTGTGAACTGGCTAGACTGGAAATACTCTGGATCCATATAGCCCGCCGTACCTGAAACCACGGTTGTTAAGTGGGTATGATCCACTGTTACCGATCTTGAGGTTCCAAAATCAGACACCTTGGCTCGATACTTCTCATCCAACATTATGTTTGTAGACTTGACGTCTCGGTGATAGATTGGAAACGATGCAGACGAGTGCAAGTATGAGAGAGATCCTGCAACATCGATAGCAATGCGGAAGAGACGCAATTCCCAAGTAGCCATCATAATATCACCAAACTCATCATGAAGATGTTCGAAAAGGTTACCGTTAGGAATAAACTCGTAGACGAGAACTGGGACATGTGTCTCAAGGCAACATCCCAAGAGTTTCACGATGTTCCTGTGGTTGATCTGCGAAAGAATGACAACTTCGTTGATGAACTCTTCCAACTTGTCCTCGTCCACGACTTTGGATTTTTTCACTGCCACAATTCTACCGTCGACCAGCATCCCTTTGTACACGGTACCTTGACCACCTTGTCCAAGTATTCTGTTTAAGCTGAAGTTCTCGGTGGCCTTTTCCAGCTCCTTTGAAGTAAACACTTTCGTCGTTTCGACGTTGCCTTGCGTTGAAGTTAATTGTTGCTGCAACAATAAGCCTCCATTACGTTTGAAAAACTTCTTCTTTTGGTTTAACCTTCTTTGCTTTCTAATAAATCTGTATGCCAAGTATATTCCAGCAACAAAGATCAATGACCCAAAACTCGAACCAACCCCTGCAACACACACAAAAGAAAGAAAAGAAACATTGTATATATCGTTTTGGATATATAATAAAATAAATGTGGATCAAAATTTTACATGGTTACCGATTGCAATTACTCGCCGTCGTTGATTTTCGTAAACACACGTATAGCCTCCCTGCAAATTGACACAAGTTCCGCTTGCACAACTCACGGGATTTCCATTTTCGTCTTTTCCTTCTAGGCATTCATTAATATCTGGTTTAGAAAATAATGAAACTGAAATCAAATGATGACCCCATAGCGTTTTTGTTTAGACAGCTTCACATATGTTTGCTTTGGTCATCATAGAAGATTAGAATAGAAACATGAAGTAGTAACACAATCACTAACCTTTGCATCCGCCAACAACATATGGGTCGCCTCTGTAACCCCGAGTGCAATCACATATTCCATAGGTTGAAAAGCTAGAATAATTGTCGCATGTACAATTCATTCCACAAGGGATTCCATATTGGTTTTCGCTTGCTTGTCTGTACTCTTTCGTAGTATGGCATCCCAGAGAGTCGAAAAAAGAAGGATTCGACGTACTGATGAGCCATCCCAGCGAAACCGTAGCATTTCCTTTAGAATGAATTCTTTGAGCATCAGCACCATTTGACAAAAGGTAGTCCTCGTCTGTTAAGAAGGCAACTTTGCACCCTCCCGTTGTCGTGGTGTTATCTATTCTGACACCAACAATCTGTTGACGTCCACTAGGGATGCTTGCCTCACAGCATCCAATACCGCTGCATCTTTTTTCGTCCGCAATGCTCCTTTTTCTACAAAACTCGGCGTCGGCGCTATAATCTGTAATACACTCGTCTAGTGCAAGAAAATCTTGAGTAGGTGTATGGTTTTTTTTGCCGCATCTAGATTTGCACCCCGCTATGCTTGGCTCGACATTTGTTAACGTTGCTGTGATGCCACAACCAGCCGCTATCAGGGTATTCATAGGACCAAGGTAAAAAGGGGTACCAGTCAAATTCAAAAGTGATTCAAGCTCTTCTTCTCCATCGCTTGAACATCCCTTTGAAGCTATTGAATGTTTTATACGAATTGAATATGGAGGAGTAATCTTCACAACTTCCTTGTCAATTACGGAAAGAACGGGGACGGGCTTCTTTGAAGCTGAAAGAGAGGCATTAAGATTACATTTAATTTCGTACCATGAATTGAGATAGCAGCCCTCCCCGATTCCAAATGGGTGTGGGATGTCGATTTCTCCACACCGACTAGGACAAGTTGATCTGGAAACGGGGAGATCTGCAAGATTCAGCAAAAGTAGCAGAGGTAAGAGAATCCAAAGAAAATAAGTTCTCATGTTTATGATGCCTGTTGCTTTTTTCCTGAGTGTTTACTTGGTAAGATGCTTAGATGCATAGACGGATTTTCTAAGGTATATGCGAGGAGAAAGTTTGCGTTTACTTGGAAACAGCAAAGAGGTCTTGGTCTTCGTTATCTCTTTCTCAATCAGCTAAGCTGTAAGGTGTAGATAATTCCAGGCATCAACACACCTTTTTTTTTATCAACACAAATGTAAAAGTCTCCGGAAAGAATCCAAAAGTTTGAACACTACGTCTACAGCTCCCTTTAATTTGCATGTATTGTTATCTTCTTAATTAGGGATAACGACAGTTACTAGTTTTTTGTTGTTCTTGTGGTGTTGTTTATTAGCAATAATGAACTTAGAAAAGTCGCAACTTGTCTCAGCCGCCAGTATGCCTTTGATATCTGAGTGTAGCTGCGCTCTTCCGCAGAAAGCCGAGTGGTTGAACAAATATGAACGCTAATTAGATCACTCAAAGTGTGATGAATGTGCATGTGTTGCGCTTTGTATATATGGCTGCATGCTCGCTGACTGCATGCTCGACTCTTTCAAATGAATTACAACATTTAAATTATATAATCCTTCCTGCAAAATTAATTGTTTTAAAGTGACGTACTAACAATTTATTTTTATACTAACAAATTTCCTTTTTTTTTTTTGAAACAATACTAACAAATTTCCACAAGAAGAATTTAAAATAAAGTTTAAAACAATTAGTATATATTGTTTGTTTGATAAATATATTACTAAATAATCAAAATACAATAACCAAAATAATATTTTCATATTTTTTTGTATAACATTTATTATCATTTTTGGAAAATAATAGTAAATTATAATAACATATATATATTTACAGTGGTACTTTTTGTTCATCAATGATTTTAAAATATGATATTATTATTAAATAATACTATTAATTTTATTTATATTTCAATTTAATTTATTTAGTTTTATTTTGCCCCCAATAAAACTAGAGAAAACTAAGTCCTTTGCTGGATCATATCATACTTCCCAACATATTTCCGAGAAACTTTAAGTTAAAAAAAAACATATTTCCGAGAAACTTCCGGCAACACATTCACATCGGAACTTTCCGAGTATATTCCTACAACTTGCTTATGTTCCCGGAAAGTTCTCAAAAATTTGTCAATATTTTTCTGACCAAAAAGATTCTCTGGAAAAATTCATCGGCGTTCATACACTTTTCCTGTAGTGTAATGATTTGCATCATGACTTTATAAACTCATATTGAAACCAATAAAGTAAAGTCTTATAAATAAATAAAACTAAGTCTTTCGCTTATTCTGCAAGTATGCAAAGTACGTCACTCCTTTCAGTTTTTGTATTTGACGGAGAGACTTCGTCTTGTATAAATAATTTAGGTAATGTGTTTATTTCATTACGGACAGTCACGAAGGAGATAGAGAGAGATAGAAGCTATGGTGGAAGAGCACTTCGACGTTCTGACCAATTCCGGAGAGAAGACCGGTGTGTCCAAACCCAGGCATGTCTGCTTTTCCCTTTCTTTTTAGATAAAAAAATACATAAATATATTCGTACTAGAAGTGATTTGGACCATTGCTAACGTTTACGTCTTTCCTTGGAAACAGTCTACGTCTTCCTTTATGTTTTTTGTTTGGTTTGATGCTTCGTTGACCTGTTATCTAAAATCAAATTGTCTTTTTTGTCACACCGTGTCCTTCTTCATTATAGGTCAAAGGTTCACCGAGATGGAGATTACCATCGTGCAGTTAATGTCTGGATCTTTGTGGAGAGCACTCAAGAACTGGTTCTCCAACGCCGCTCTGATGATAAAGATTCTTGGCCTGGTCGATGGGACATCTCAAGTGCTGGTCATATCTCAGCTGGTGATCCATCTCTTATATCGGCACAGTAAGATAAATCTGATTCTTCATTGCCTTTATTTGAGGCCATTTTACTAAAGTTGCTGTCTAATTTTTTTGTGTAGGCGAGAGCTGGAAGAGGAGCTAGGCATAAAACTCCCAAAGGATGCATTTGAAAAGTTATTCGTCTTTCTTCAAGAATGGTTTGTTTTAAAATTCAACTTTCTTGTCTTATGTGATGCTATGTTCTCTCTCTCTTTATATCTTGTCTCAGGTAGATATTCTTATGTTGCTTTTTCTTTTGTGTGCTTTTACAGTGTCCTAAACGATGGGAAATTCATAAACAATCAGTTCAATGATGTGTATCTTGTTACAGTTCTGCATCCAATCCCATTAGAAGCCTTTACTCTTCAAGTGAGATTTTTTTTCCTTTTACAAAGTTGTAAGTTTTAGTGATAATTAGGATTCTCAAAGTCCTCACTATTTCGTTTTTTTCTCTTATATATATTAGAAAGAGGAAGTCTCTGCTGTAAAATACATACCTTATGAAGAATACAGAAACCTTCTGGCCAAGAAAGATCCTGGTTATGTGCCTTATGATCTAAATGGATATGGAAAACTATTCCACATAATCAGACAGAGGTACACATAAACTCTTATTAGTCTTTCCTGAGTAATTTCTTTTTCCGTTTCTGGTCATCTCTGATATAGTGATATATACCATGATATGTACTAACAACATCAAAAGACAATTTTTCGTTACATATCCATCGCTGAGCTAAAGGTTTTTTTTTTATAGAAAGTTCTTATCTTACAAAGAGTGTTTCTTCTGAGTTTGTTGCAGGTGTCAAGTGAATACTGAGGCTCGTAGCTTATCTCTGCAGAAGCAACTCCAGAGATATTCTCCTGTCACCCTAGAAGCAAATGTATTAACTTGTCACATATATTAACGTGATTTATTTGTTTCCACAAAACTCAGCTTTTCTTGACTATGCAGTTGACAGAACTCTGTGAGGCAGATCAGAAAGCGCTTGGTCTAATCATGAAGGCTGCAAAAGTTATTGACGATATTTTCTATGAACAGGTTTTGTAGATTTGTAGTCTGAATTTTCTGTTCTGTTTGTGAACATTAGATCTCATGGCTGAAATTAAACTAAATTAGATAAGTTGTATGTTATCCTAAACAGCTTTGGCACAGCAATCCAGCTCTAAGAGATTGGCTTAAGGAGCATGCTGATGCATCAGAACTGGACAAATTAAAATGGAAATACTTCCTGATCAACAAAAGTCCATGGTGAGTATCATTGAACTGGATTTTGTTACAGCAAGGTTTCTGTTAATACAAGTTGCAAAAGATGTTGTTGTCATGAACATAATTCATTTAACAGATTGAAATTGATGTGTTTACCTCATGACAATTAGGAGAGATCAGTACAAGAGATTGATGTTTAGTTTCACATTAATTTGTAGGTCGTCTTTGGATGAAAATGAACCATACTTGAGTACGGCTGATTCAGCTGTAAAGTTTATTCCTGAAGCAACGAAACGTATTGATGGCTGGAAGGGTATTGAATATAGAGCAGCCTTTCCTGTGACTAAACCACCTGGTGCCAATTTCTACCCTCCTGATATGGATAAAATGGTACACATTTTCACAATGTTTGATGTTTGTTTTCCATTTTTTGTAACCCATGGTAAGAAATGTGTTTCGAAAATCTTATAGGAGTTCACCTCATGGCTCAGTAGTCTCACGGAAGAGCAAAAGCGTGCTGCAACAGGATTTTTCAGTGTTATAAAAAGGCGAAGTGAAGCTAATTTAGATGCTTCTCTATCTGACCATCTCTCTGACTCTAATTCGGATCTGTATAGTATTCCCTATTCAGAGATATATCGACCTTTCCTCACAAAAGCCTCTGAACTTTTGCAAAAAGCTGGAGACTTGGTCACTTCCCAGAGGTATAATATCATACAGTTTCTTGTCTTTACCATAATAAAAGATATTTTCCCATTCGAGTGGCTTTCTGTATTGAAAGACTACATAATGTTTTTTCCATAGTTTGAAGAAGCTGCTGCACAGCAAAGCTGAAGCCTTCCTTTCAAATGACTACTATGAGTCAGACATTGCATGGATGGACTTGGTACCTCTTCTTTGCCCATTCATGTTCATAGATAAGTAGTGTTTCATAAGAGTTAGAAGAGGATTGTTCTTTGGCTATTTTATTATCAAGTCTGCAATTTCTTGTCTGGGAGATTGTCATTCACACCTCTATCAACTTATGTAGGATTCAAAGTTGGATATTACCATTGGTCCATATGAGACATACGAAGATGAAATTTTTGGCTACAAGGTAAGAATCTCCATTAATCTTCCTCTTGCAGTGATCTACTTGTTCTTATAGTCACAATCCTAGCGTTTAGCTTTGCATTTGTACAATAACGGTCTCCTTGCAACTCCTTTAACCATTTGAATTTTAACTTACATTATGTTCTTTGCATGATATCTCTCTCTCTAATCTGTATCTATTTTTCATCGCAGGCTTCATTTGAAGCCTTCATCGGTATTAAAGATGATAAAGCCACAGCAGATCTGAAACTCTTTGGTGACAATCTAAAGGTACATTCCTCTAGATTTGCAAATTCAATCAATACATTTTCCATTGTCTCTGAGTTCATGTTTCATTTTCACTTTCTGATAGCTATTGGAAGACAATCTCCCGCTTGACAGTGTGTACAAATCAAAAGATGTGTCTGCTGCTCCTATTCGGGTCATCCA includes:
- the LOC106300932 gene encoding uncharacterized protein LOC106300932; this translates as MVLDGIVSSPLRRPHALKKQWEDLGSFSTVFRRHRFLLTAMLLLAFLCTIYIYFAVTLGASHLSCSDMTGKEKAMCQMGHVHASFSKGRKLKFF
- the LOC106300931 gene encoding LOW QUALITY PROTEIN: wall-associated receptor kinase-like 22 (The sequence of the model RefSeq protein was modified relative to this genomic sequence to represent the inferred CDS: substituted 2 bases at 2 genomic stop codons), yielding MKRERLFFCIPLSLLTLFIFNSPSLMTTAQNINSSTSSCNRTCGGISIPFPFGIGQKHCYLNDWYEVVCNTTTTSSGNLLAPFLSKINRELVTITLRNSIDTSYGVVHIKSPVTSSGCSQQPAVKPPPLNLTGKGSPFFITETNRLVSVGCDARALVTNIESQIIGCESSCDGRDNKNKSRSDKICGGYRCCQAVITADKPQVIGVNLESSDGGDCKVAFLTNETYSPANVTEAEEVYSKGFSVVELGWFFDSRLRDPVGCVNLTETGIYTSAPSCVCEYGYFSGFGYSNCYCNNIGYRGNPYLPGGCVDIDECEEGKGRNSCGEQTCVNVPGSFRCEPKESGKIKPVIQGLILGLVLLFLVLGIWGLIKFVKKRRKIIQKRKFFKRNGGLLLKQQLTTQEGGNVETSKIFTSKELEKATDSFNKNRVLGQGGQGTVYKGMLVDGRIVAVKRSKALDEDKVEEFINEVSVLSXINHRNIVKLMGCCLETEVPILVYEHIPNGDLFKRLHEDSDDYIMTWEVRLRIAGEIAGALAYLHSAASTPVYHRDIKTTNILLDEKYRAKVSDFGTSRSINIDQTHLTTLVAGTFGYLDPEYFQTSQFTDKSDVYSFGVVLVELITGEKPFSVMRSEENRGLASHFNEAMKQNRVLDIVDSRIKEECKQEQVLAVAKVARRCLSLKGKKQPSMREVSIELERIRSSPEDLXVTLEEEEEEEREMEINIDDSWSVEMTAPASLFDLSPKLDVEPLAPHQTW
- the LOC106296940 gene encoding wall-associated receptor kinase-like 10 encodes the protein MRTYFLWILLPLLLLLNLADLPVSRSTCPSRCGEIDIPHPFGIGEGCYLNSWYEIKCNLNASLSASKKPVPVLSVIDKEVVKITPPYSIRIKHSIASKGCSSDGEEELESLLNLTGTPFYLGPMNTLIAAGCGITATLTNVEPSIAGCKSRCGKKNHTPTQDFLALDECITDYSADAEFCRKRSIADEKRCSGIGCCEASIPSGRQQIVGVRIDNTTTTGGCKVAFLTDEDYLLSNGADAQRIHSKGNATVSLGWLISTSNPSFFDSLGCHTTKEYRQASENQYGIPCGMNCTCDNYSSFSTYGICDCTRGYRGDPYVVGGCKDINECLEGKDENGNPVSCASGTCVNLQGGYTCVYENQRRRVIAIGVGSSFGSLIFVAGIYLAYRFIRKQRRLNQKKKFFKRNGGLLLQQQLTSTQGNVETTKVFTSKELEKATENFSLNRILGQGGQGTVYKGMLVDGRIVAVKKSKVVDEDKLEEFINEVVILSQINHRNIVKLLGCCLETHVPVLVYEFIPNGNLFEHLHDEFGDIMMATWELRLFRIAIDVAGSLSYLHSSASFPIYHRDVKSTNIMLDEKYRAKVSDFGTSRSVTVDHTHLTTVVSGTAGYMDPEYFQSSQFTDKSDVYSFGVVLVELITGEKPFSFLRSQENRTLSSYFTLAMKEDKLFDIIDPRIRDGCNLNQVTAAADIARTCLNMKRKKRPSMREVSMELEKIRGSSEDMQSHEYVAEVKEDKNKSVVEVNIGECSWTNVAVTAPASQNSVATSSLSDTEPLFPLQTR
- the LOC106296304 gene encoding nudix hydrolase 3, whose amino-acid sequence is MVEEHFDVLTNSGEKTGVSKPRSKVHRDGDYHRAVNVWIFVESTQELVLQRRSDDKDSWPGRWDISSAGHISAGDPSLISAQRELEEELGIKLPKDAFEKLFVFLQECVLNDGKFINNQFNDVYLVTVLHPIPLEAFTLQKEEVSAVKYIPYEEYRNLLAKKDPGYVPYDLNGYGKLFHIIRQRCQVNTEARSLSLQKQLQRYSPVTLEANLTELCEADQKALGLIMKAAKVIDDIFYEQLWHSNPALRDWLKEHADASELDKLKWKYFLINKSPWSSLDENEPYLSTADSAVKFIPEATKRIDGWKGIEYRAAFPVTKPPGANFYPPDMDKMEFTSWLSSLTEEQKRAATGFFSVIKRRSEANLDASLSDHLSDSNSDLYSIPYSEIYRPFLTKASELLQKAGDLVTSQSLKKLLHSKAEAFLSNDYYESDIAWMDLDSKLDITIGPYETYEDEIFGYKASFEAFIGIKDDKATADLKLFGDNLKLLEDNLPLDSVYKSKDVSAAPIRVIQLIYNSGDVNGPQTVAFNLPNDEKIVKERGTSMVMLKNVQEAKFEHILKPIAEIIISKEQRGFVDFESFFTHTICHECCHGIGPHSITLPDGRTSSVRKELQDVYSAVEEAKADIVGLWALMFLITKGLLSKSMEESMYVSFLAGCFRSIRFGLTEAHGKGQALQFNWLYEKGAFVFHEDSTFSVDFTKIEDAVESLSREILTIQGRGDKNAATLLLNKYCTITGPLKTALEKLESVKVPVDITPTFPLADALLN